A genomic window from Brevibacillus agri includes:
- the tnpB gene encoding IS66 family insertion sequence element accessory protein TnpB (TnpB, as the term is used for proteins encoded by IS66 family insertion elements, is considered an accessory protein, since TnpC, encoded by a neighboring gene, is a DDE family transposase.), giving the protein MLSEIQADRVYLACGSTDMRKSIDGLAVLVKEGFHLDPFSSALFVFCNRQRDKLKILYWEHNGFWLYYRRLERGKFRWPTDASAAPMKMTRRELRWLLDGLSLEQHQAHPEVTARTVI; this is encoded by the coding sequence ATGTTAAGCGAGATTCAGGCAGATCGGGTGTACCTCGCTTGCGGCAGCACGGATATGCGCAAGTCCATTGACGGACTCGCTGTCCTGGTCAAGGAGGGATTTCATCTCGATCCGTTTTCATCTGCGCTGTTTGTCTTTTGCAACAGACAGCGAGACAAACTGAAAATCCTTTATTGGGAGCATAACGGATTCTGGCTCTACTACCGTCGGTTGGAGCGTGGCAAGTTCCGCTGGCCGACAGATGCGAGCGCTGCGCCGATGAAAATGACCCGACGTGAGCTGCGCTGGCTGCTCGATGGATTGTCACTTGAACAACACCAAGCACATCCGGAGGTGACGGCCCGCACAGTCATTTGA
- the tnpA gene encoding IS66 family insertion sequence element accessory protein TnpA: MTQAELREVWSTRINDYRASGERVATWCERHQVTPRQLWYWMRKLKGEDEPKQATNKPQWVPLQVKESTSDTASPLLVKVGSASIEIRSGFDPSLLADVVKVLKTLC; encoded by the coding sequence ATGACGCAAGCGGAGCTTCGAGAGGTATGGAGCACCCGAATCAATGACTACCGGGCTAGTGGAGAGCGCGTCGCGACCTGGTGCGAACGTCATCAGGTTACGCCGCGCCAGCTTTGGTATTGGATGCGGAAATTGAAAGGGGAAGATGAGCCAAAACAAGCAACCAACAAACCGCAGTGGGTTCCCCTTCAAGTGAAAGAATCGACATCCGACACAGCATCGCCCTTGCTTGTGAAAGTTGGTTCGGCAAGCATTGAGATCAGATCCGGCTTTGATCCATCCCTGCTTGCGGATGTGGTCAAGGTGTTGAAAACCTTATGTTAA
- a CDS encoding polyphosphate polymerase domain-containing protein: MKGRKGTGIPNGNKRLRHELKYYLRLNDYEPLRQKLRLVTELAPYSVDEEGYHIRSLYFDDLHDTALHEKNYGVFKRRKYRIRIYNKSDAAIKLERKSKFGGYICKEAASITRADYESIMAGQVDFLQETPNSLLRDFYYRFSERESPLRCDSTPFRGGMRVRSKYGVPRINRRFVVLQVFENSTLFCCSSVVVYKTN; the protein is encoded by the coding sequence ATGAAAGGGAGAAAAGGGACAGGGATTCCAAACGGCAACAAGCGATTGCGTCACGAGCTGAAATACTACCTTCGTCTGAACGATTACGAGCCGCTGCGACAAAAGCTGCGGCTGGTGACCGAGCTGGCCCCGTACTCGGTCGATGAGGAGGGGTACCATATCCGCAGCCTGTACTTCGACGATCTGCACGACACGGCTTTGCATGAAAAAAACTACGGCGTTTTCAAACGGCGCAAATACCGAATCCGCATCTACAACAAAAGCGACGCCGCGATCAAGCTGGAGCGAAAAAGCAAGTTCGGCGGGTACATTTGCAAGGAAGCGGCGTCGATTACGCGGGCTGACTACGAGAGTATCATGGCCGGGCAAGTCGACTTTTTGCAAGAGACGCCAAACAGCCTGCTCCGCGATTTTTATTACAGATTTTCCGAACGAGAAAGCCCGCTACGGTGCGATAGCACCCCCTTTAGGGGCGGGATGAGAGTGAGGTCAAAATACGGAGTACCACGAATAAACCGAAGGTTTGTGGTACTTCAAGTATTTGAAAATTCCACTCTTTTTTGTTGTTCATCTGTTGTAGTATATAAAACAAACTGA
- a CDS encoding DUF3139 domain-containing protein: MRKILVICMILFLAVAVSYNFEWIIGGYPQTKSAIQGNVRDYLMNEQNYKITDIASIDVTYSRKFGDYSAQVILSDEKETKYYYRIDEKVKQSGYNGKTNKHRES; this comes from the coding sequence GTGAGAAAAATACTTGTCATCTGCATGATACTATTCTTGGCCGTTGCTGTTTCTTACAACTTCGAATGGATCATCGGCGGCTATCCACAAACAAAATCAGCTATACAAGGCAATGTGCGAGATTATTTAATGAATGAGCAAAACTACAAAATAACCGACATTGCGAGCATTGACGTCACATACTCCAGAAAATTCGGCGATTACAGCGCTCAGGTCATTTTATCGGATGAAAAAGAAACCAAATACTATTATCGAATAGATGAAAAAGTGAAGCAAAGCGGCTACAACGGTAAAACAAACAAGCACAGAGAGAGCTAA